From Homo sapiens chromosome 6, GRCh38.p14 Primary Assembly, the proteins below share one genomic window:
- the H2BC12 gene encoding histone H2B type 1-K has protein sequence MPEPAKSAPAPKKGSKKAVTKAQKKDGKKRKRSRKESYSVYVYKVLKQVHPDTGISSKAMGIMNSFVNDIFERIAGEASRLAHYNKRSTITSREIQTAVRLLLPGELAKHAVSEGTKAVTKYTSAK, from the coding sequence ATGCCGGAACCAGCGAAGTCCGCTCCCGCGCCCAAGAAGGGCTCGAAGAAAGCCGTGACTAAGGCGCAGAAGAAGGACGGCAAGAAGCGCAAGCGCAGCCGCAAGGAGAGCTACTCCGTATACGTGTACAAGGTGCTGAAGCAGGTCCACCCCGACACCGGCATCTCCTCTAAGGCCATGGGAATCATGAACTCCTTCGTCAACGACATCTTCGAACGCATCGCGGGTGAGGCTTCCCGCCTGGCGCATTACAACAAGCGCTCGACCATCACCTCCAGGGAGATCCAGACGGCCGTGCGCCTGCTGCTGCCCGGGGAGTTGGCCAAGCACGCCGTGTCCGAGGGCACCAAGGCCGTCACCAAGTACACCAGCGCTAAGTAA
- the H2AC12 gene encoding histone H2A type 1-H gives MSGRGKQGGKARAKAKTRSSRAGLQFPVGRVHRLLRKGNYAERVGAGAPVYLAAVLEYLTAEILELAGNAARDNKKTRIIPRHLQLAIRNDEELNKLLGKVTIAQGGVLPNIQAVLLPKKTESHHKAK, from the coding sequence ATGTCTGGACGTGGCAAGCAAGGCGGTAAAGCTCGCGCCAAGGCCAAGACCCGCTCTTCTCGGGCTGGGCTTCAGTTCCCCGTGGGCCGAGTGCACCGCCTGCTCCGCAAGGGTAATTATGCCGAGCGGGTTGGAGCCGGCGCGCCAGTGTACCTGGCTGCGGTGCTGGAGTACCTGACCGCTGAGATCCTGGAGCTGGCTGGCAATGCGGCCCGCGACAACAAGAAGACCCGTATCATCCCGCGTCACCTCCAACTGGCCATCCGCAACGACGAGGAGCTCAACAAGCTGCTGGGCAAAGTCACCATCGCGCAGGGTGGTGTCTTGCCCAATATCCAGGCCGTGCTGCTGCCTAAGAAGACTGAGAGCCACCATAAGGCCAAATAA